A portion of the Vulpes vulpes isolate BD-2025 chromosome 5, VulVul3, whole genome shotgun sequence genome contains these proteins:
- the LOC112908569 gene encoding probable G-protein coupled receptor 141 has product MEPINTTALPNASNTEQGHCKGHCRMILITLYSMVLLGGTTGTILMSWMMFKRKSQSMIAMIVLNIIVLHSILLVSLPFRLSYYFLEVWEFGSFLCRLVSSIIYGHMYFTFVFYVAIVILRLLIYFKKLQMQQLQKYHVIVLSIVIWTVGGVIFLPILFLQYGIHPSYSEQRCFEFYKDLNRGDFIILNYSMIVIMISTVVILFLIQVGVIIQLIKALWPDMWAHQEYRAQIKSFFFLLVIVVCFIPHHVFRVHFIQHYSEIDNSELVLYNEIFVALTAVCCLDMVCFIGGVIH; this is encoded by the coding sequence ATGGAGCCCATCAATACGACTGCCCTGCCAAATGCCTCAAACACAGAACAAGGCCACTGCAAGGGGCACTGCAGGATGATTCTGATAACACTCTACAGCATGGTTTTGCTTGGAGGCACTACTGGGACCATACTGATGTCATGGATGATGTTCAAAAGGAAAAGCCAATCAATGATTGCCATGATTGTTCTCAATATCATAGTCCTACACTCAATCCTCCTGGTAAGCCTCCCATTCCGcctcagctattatttcttagAGGTCTGGGAGTTCGGGTCCTTCCTCTGCCGATTGGTCAGCAGCATAATATATGGTCATATGTACTTCACCTTTGTTTTCTATGTGGCCATTGTCATCCTCCGATTGCTCATCTATTTTAAGAAACTTCAAATGCAACAGTTGCAAAAGTACCATGTGATAGTTTTAAGCATTGTTATTTGGACCGTGGGTGGCGTCATTTTTTTGccaatattatttttacaatatgGCATACATCCAAGTTACTCAGAACAACGATGCTTTGAGTTCTACAAAGATCTCAACCGTGGAGACTTCATTATCTTGAACTACTCTATGATTGTCATTATGATCTCAACGGTTGTGATACTCTTTCTCATACAGGTGGGTGTCATCATTCAACTGATAAAAGCTCTCTGGCCTGACATGTGGGCCCATCAAGAATATAGAGCTCAAATCAAGAGCTTCTTCTTCCTCCTCGTAATAGTGGTCTGTTTTATACCCCACCATGTATTCCGGGTACACTTTATTCAACATTACTCAGAGATAGACAATTCTGAGTTAGTTCTTTATAATGAAATTTTTGTTGCTTTGACTGCTGTCTGTTGCCTGGATATGGTGTGTTTCATAGGTGGGGTTATCCATTAA